The Bicyclus anynana chromosome Z, ilBicAnyn1.1, whole genome shotgun sequence genome window below encodes:
- the LOC112049256 gene encoding proton-coupled amino acid transporter-like protein CG1139, translating to MPKNILAEMGSQVGLTAARQNKKEAEEWARRPSGPMVNPSFEPDDFLPQSLSPVKDAKKQPGDKGIYLVNMREKDLQDVEEYEPYDNRVVDHPTTNMETLLHLLKGSLGTGILAMPHAFAKSGYVVGAVGTLLIGILCTYCIHVLIDSCYVLCKRRKVPSMTYTAAAEAALSEGPDWCKACAPYAAHVVNVFLLIYQIGTCCVYVVFVSENIQFVLTKQFGINVAVTEVMTYILIPLVIINWVRDLKYLAPFSAIANAVTIVSFGIILYYIFREAPTLEGKVPAGKIGDFPLFFGTVLFALEAIGVILPLENEMKTPKDFVGKFGVLNRAMISIIILYVGMGLFGYLQYGHDAAGSITLNLPSETETLASVVQCLLAFAIFITHGLACYVAIDILWNEYVGVRLLHSNHRVLWEYLLRTVIVLLTFGIAAAVPELDLFISLFGALCLSALGLAFPAFIQSCTYWHYVSRSERIRMIVKNAIVVVFGILGLIVGTWTSLEAIIVKFSGHTSVLNATDIDVSLANDTSVMP from the exons TCTGTCACCCGTAAAAGATGCAAAGAAGCAGCCAGGTGACAAAGGCATCTACCTCGTGAACATGAGAGAGAAGGACCTGCAAGACGTGGAGGAGTACGAACCATACGACAACAGAGTTGTGGACCATCCCACTAC TAACATGGAAACACTTCTGCACTTGCTGAAAGGGAGTTTAGGAACTGGTATCCTGGCGATGCCGCACGCGTTTGCCAAGTCGGGCTACGTGGTCGGCGCCGTCGGGACGCTCTTGATTGGAATTCTGTGTACGTACTGCATCCACGTGCTGATCGACTCGTGCTACGTGCTGTGCAAGCGGCGGAAAGTGCCTTCTATGACATACACGGCGGCGGCGGAGGCGGCACTCTCAGAAGGGCCTGACTGGTGTAAGGCTTGTGCGCCATATGCTGC GCACGTCGTAAACGTATTTCTACTTATCTATCAAATTGGGACGTGCTGCGTCTACGTGGTGTTCGTGTCAGAGAACATACAATTCGTTTTAACCAAACAATTCGGCATAAACGTGGCCGTAACAGAAGTTATGACTTATATCCTAATACCATTAGTTATCATAAACTGGGTGCGAGATCTGAAGTACTTGGCGCCATTCTCCGCTATAGCCAATGCGGTGACTATTGTGAGCTTCGGCATCATTCTGTACTACATCTTCAGGGAGGCCCCGACTTTGGAGGGAAAAGTTCCAGCCGGAAAAATTGGCGATTTTCCTCTATTCTTCGGGACTGTTTTATTCGCTTTGGAAGCTATTGGCGTG ATTCTGCCATtagaaaatgaaatgaagaccCCAAAAGACTTCGTGGGAAAGTTTGGTGTGTTGAACCGAGCGATGATCAGCATTATCATTCTCTACGTAGGCATGGGACTGTTTGGCTACTTGCAGTACGGCCATGACGCGGCGGGCAGCATCACACTTAACTTGCCTTCGGAAACTGAAAC GCTGGCCAGCGTCGTGCAATGCCTGTTAGCGTTCGCGATCTTCATCACGCACGGGCTGGCGTGCTACGTGGCTATCGACATCCTGTGGAACGAGTACGTGGGGGTCCGCCTGCTCCACAGCAACCACAGGGTCCTCTGGGAGTACCTGCTGAGGACTGTCATTGTGCTGCTCACAT TTGGAATCGCAGCAGCAGTGCCCGAGCTGGACCTCTTCATATCCCTGTTCGGGGCGCTGTGCCTGTCCGCGCTGGGGCTGGCCTTCCCCGCCTTCATCCAGAGCTGCACCTACTGGCACTACGTCTCGAGGTCCGAACGGATTCGCATGATCGTAAAGAACGCCATTGTCGTCGTTTTTGGCATCCTCGGCCTAATAGTGGGAACCTGGACGTCGTTAGAGGCAATCATCGTTAAATTTTCAGGCCACACTTCCGTACTAAACGCTACAGATATAGATGTAAGCCTCGCAAACGACACCAGTGTCATGCCTTGA
- the LOC112049257 gene encoding uncharacterized protein LOC112049257 produces the protein MPSRVNSLYSDVGAWSGKFRPVMDEIESDEALRFYQFLNYLDGGSFGTGPIDEFVDAMSRLATYMKQQNSRETQVRGMRELEAINGEKGNSIKTVLEVSTVIMRKKRKFFCTGEVKEPIVNNKIICKDRILLPIAGTSCRDAIMYWHPSLTEEHYCVGALESKSPVHIMDIEGEMFCKGDDYSKREYLLACDFYEDQEAPVADLLQYYPDPDPEISPKLF, from the exons ATGCCCAGCAGGGTCAACTCTCTGTACTCGGATGTTGGCGCTTGGAGCGGCAAATTT AGACCAGTGATGGATGAAATTGAATCGGATGAAGCTTTACGATTTtatcagtttttaaattatttagatgGAGGTAGTTTCGGAACAG GTCCAATTGACGAGTTCGTAGATGCAATGAGCAGACTGGCCACATACATGAAACAACAAAACAGTCGTGAAACCCAAGTGAGAGGAATGCGGGAGTTGGAAGCAATTAATGGCGAGAAGGGAAATagtataaaaactgttttagaAGTCAGCACTGTTATTATGAGGAAAAAGCGTAAGTTCTTCTGCACTGGTGAAGTCAAAGAACCAATTGTTAATAACAAGATAATATGCAAG GATAGAATTTTGCTACCGATAGCGGGTACATCTTGTAGAGATGCAATTATGTATTGGCATCCTAGTTTGACTGAAGAACATTATTGCGTTGGCGCTTTAGAATCTAAGAGTCCTGTTCACATTATGGATATTGAAG GTGAAATGTTTTGCAAAGGCGATGATTATTCGAAGCGGGAATATTTATTGGCTTGTGACTTTTATGAAGATCAAGAGGCACCTGTTGCAGATCTCCTTCAATATTACCCCGATCCAGATCCAGAAATATCTCCAAagttattctaa